The Alnus glutinosa chromosome 7, dhAlnGlut1.1, whole genome shotgun sequence genome includes a region encoding these proteins:
- the LOC133874146 gene encoding uncharacterized protein LOC133874146 — MNPYLFGLYAWRETTTLHVTFKKVVENNSREGMVNLKGELCISMVQLLKSILSLEGNKRGRFIRLLLHTLLSTYLLQIPRGSHKDFTLSNSYVKPYGPYPSSTLHEIKTEDGCFISCRQWKCTQNPSRLEGPKQLNPVLLLNGHSTESYWLPTEPNDLVRTLLEEGHETWLLQPRLHPLNPSKEFTIEDIGRFDVPAAINKILELHGQHTVIHVVAHCVGGLAVHIALMGGHVSATHIASMSCTNSSMFFKLNASSMFKMWLPLVPLSMVILGKNKILPLLDTSKCSFRHRLLKFIACLIPRHERCTCNECEVFSGIFGSTFWHANVSPKIHYWLNKESLTRLPMAAFPHLRKICKAGFIVDSNGNNTYLIHPERMALPTLYISGGRSLLVTPKTSFLANKYMTLHQPGFRHERVVVEGFGHSDLLIGEESDKKVFPHILSHIRSAEGGNDAIGAPGRKYTKEAALEWEDDPDEEYGGFDSWFSPLVVVLLFFLLFLMLVS; from the exons ATGAATCCTTATCTCTTTGGATTATATGCTTGGAGGGAGACAACAACACTGCATGTGACatttaaaaaagttgttgaGAACAATTCAAGGGAAGGCATGGTGAATTTAAAAGGCGAGCTTTGTATATCTATGGTACAGCTTTTGAAGAGCATCTTAAGTCTTGAAGGAAACAAGAGAGGGAGGTTCATACGTCTTCTATTACACACTCTCCTAAGCACGTATCTTTTACAGATTCCTCGAGGGAGTCACAAGGACTTCACCCTATCCAATTCGTATGTTAAACCTTATGGTCCTTATCCAAGCAGCACCCTCCATGAAATAAAAACAG AAGATGGATGTTTTATCAGTTGCAGACAATGGAAATGCACCCAAAATCCATCGAGGCTTGAAGGACCAAAACAACTAAATCCAGTTCTCCTTCTTAATGGTCATTCTACTGAGAGTTACTGGTTGCCAACAGAACCAAATGATTTAGTCAGAACTTTACTGGAAGAAGGCCATGAAACATGGCTACTGCAACCAAGGTTGCATCCTTTGAATCCTTCAAAAGAATTCACGATTGAAGATATTGGAAGATTTGATGTCCCAGCTG CAATAAATAAGATCCTTGAATTGCATGGCCAGCATACAGTAATACATGTAGTTGCACATTGTGTTGGAGGCTTAGCCGTACATATAGCTCTCATGGGGGGCCATGTATCTGCAACCCATATAGCTTCCATGTCTTGCACCAATTCTTCAATGTTCTTCAAGCTTAACGCTTCATCAATGTTCAAAATGTGGCTTCCTCTGGTCCcg CTTTCCATGGTTATACTAGGCAAGAACAAAATCCTGCCTCTGTTGGACACATCAAAGTGCAGTTTCCGTCATCGGCTCTTGAAATTTATTGCCTGCTTGATACCACGGCATGAGAGATGCACCTGCAACGAGTGTGAGGTTTTTTCTGGTATATTTGGAAGCACATTCTGGCATGCAAATGTAAGCCCCAAAATACACTACTGGTTAAACAAAGAGAGTTTGACAAGGCTTCCCATGGCAGCATTCCCCCACCTCAGGAAAATATGCAAAGCCGGCTTCATTGTAGACAGCAACGGCAACAACACATATTTGATCCATCCTGAGAGAATGGCGCTCCCTACGCTTTATATTTCCGGAGGACGGAGTCTCCTTGTGACTCCAAAGACTTCTTTTCTTGCTAACAAGTACATGACGTTACACCAGCCTGGTTTTAGACATGAGAGAGTTGTTGTGGAGGGTTTTGGGCATTCGGACCTTTTGATTGGAGAAGAGTCTGATAAGAAGGTTTTTCCTCACATTTTATCTCATATCAGATCAGCTGAAGGAGGAAATGATGCAATCGGTGCTCCGGGAAGGAAGTACACTAAAGAGGCAGCCCTGGAGTGGGAAGATGATCCAGATGAAGAATATGGAGGGTTTGACAGTTGGTTTTCTCCTTTagttgttgttttgttgtttttcttgttgtttCTCATGTTAGTTTCATAG
- the LOC133872650 gene encoding uncharacterized protein LOC133872650: protein MRRPYGGWVVGVVCCVGGDSAWLVGGSDGPAGLVVAERSMVVGVVGAEWGMEAGDGRTGGGGSWWSKKIMKKQAELMRRLGDGEEGGYDAIVVGSGYGGSVAACRMSMAGIKVCLIEKGRRWEAQDFPTDSLKIMSAVRMENQNLGVSFGPKDALFQVHEQNDSLAAVACGLGGGSLVNAGVTVPTPVRARRNPKWPKEWERDWENCEASAAAMLRIQSVPVKFPVAKVLGEILADGQIEKSFETSSLQLSMNFGLEEPQSNINPCLACGNCLAGCPYNAKSSTDKNYLVSAIQALFSSYHLICLY from the exons atgagaagaCCTTACGGTGGATGGGTCGTCGGAGTCGTCTGCTGTGTTGGTGGTGATTCGGCTTGGCTCGTCGGCGGCAGCGATGGACCGGCTGGGCTCGTTGTGGCGGAACGGTCGATGGTCGTTGGAGTCGTCGGAGCTGAATGGGGGATGGAGGCCGGAGATGGAAGAACCGGTGGCGGTGGTAGCTGGTGGTCGAAG aaaataatgaagaaacaAGCAGAGTTAATGAGAAGGCTTggagatggagaagaaggtggttATGATGCTATTGTCGTGGGGTCTGGATATGGTGGTTCTGTTGCTGCTTGTCGGATGTCAATGGCGGGAATAAAGGTATGTTTGATTGAGAAAGGCCGGAGATGGGAAGCTCAGGATTTTCCAACTGACAGCTTGAAGATCATGTCTGCTGTGAGGATGGAGAACCAGAACTTAGGTGTCAGCTTTGGCCCAAAAGATGCTTTATTCCAG gtACATGAACAAAATGATTCTCTAGCAGCAGTGGCATGCGGGCTTGGTGGAGGTTCACTTGTGAATGCAGGAGTGACGGTGCCAACCCCAGTTCGAGCCAGAAGGAATCCGAAGTGGCCAAAGGAATGGGAAAGGGATTGGGAAAATTGTGAAGCTTCTGCCGCAGCCATGCTGAGAATACAAAGTGTTCCTGTCAAGTTTCCTGTTGCCAAAGTCTTGGGAGAAATATTAGCCGATGGACagattgaaaaaagttttgagacGTCTTCATTGCAGCTAAGCATGAATTTTGGTCTTGAAGAGCCTCAAAGCAATATTAATCCCTGCTTAGCCTGTGGAAACTGTCTTGCTGGATGTCCTTATAATGCCAAAAGTTCTACTGACAAAAACTATTTAGTTTCGGCAATCCAGGCATTATTTTCTAGCTatcatttaatttgtttatattaA